One segment of Paenibacillus rhizovicinus DNA contains the following:
- a CDS encoding 3'-5' exoribonuclease YhaM family protein, with product MTRINELRDGEEFVGFYLIKESEVKQTNTTPPKDFMNITLSDASGQVPGKLWDASESDKEQFKALTLVKVQGIVQLYREKLQVKINRIRKTTEADGVTLTDFVRAAPVEPETLVARIRNVADSIADADIRAIVAYCLDKAGDRLFHSPAAKSHHHAYYAGLAYHISRMLELGEFICAQRPFLNADLVKAGIILHDIAKPEEMVSELGIVSDYSNTGKLIGHISLASLWIAEAAFHAGIAVDSERVMALQHLVLSHHNLGEWGSPVQPQIAEAVALHYIDSLDAKLQMIEDALDTAASHEDWTPQVRGLENKAFYRLKL from the coding sequence ATGACACGGATTAACGAACTGCGGGACGGCGAGGAATTCGTCGGCTTCTATCTCATCAAGGAGAGCGAAGTGAAGCAGACCAATACGACGCCGCCGAAGGATTTCATGAACATTACGCTGTCGGATGCCAGCGGGCAGGTGCCGGGAAAACTATGGGATGCGTCCGAGAGCGACAAGGAGCAATTCAAGGCGCTGACGCTCGTGAAGGTGCAGGGAATCGTCCAGCTGTACCGCGAGAAGCTGCAGGTGAAAATCAATCGCATTCGGAAAACGACGGAAGCGGACGGCGTGACGTTGACGGATTTCGTGCGCGCGGCGCCCGTCGAACCGGAAACGCTCGTCGCTCGCATTCGGAACGTTGCCGACAGCATCGCCGATGCGGACATTCGTGCGATTGTCGCGTACTGCCTCGATAAAGCAGGGGATCGCCTATTCCATTCGCCGGCGGCGAAATCGCATCATCACGCCTATTATGCGGGACTTGCCTATCATATCTCGAGGATGCTGGAGCTGGGCGAATTCATCTGCGCGCAGCGTCCGTTCTTGAATGCGGACTTGGTCAAAGCGGGTATCATCCTGCATGATATCGCGAAGCCGGAGGAAATGGTGTCCGAGCTTGGCATCGTATCGGATTACAGCAATACGGGGAAATTGATCGGCCATATTTCATTGGCTTCGTTATGGATTGCAGAAGCAGCGTTCCATGCAGGAATCGCCGTGGATTCGGAGCGCGTTATGGCACTGCAGCATCTCGTGCTGTCGCATCATAATTTAGGGGAATGGGGCAGTCCCGTCCAGCCGCAAATCGCGGAGGCGGTTGCGCTGCATTATATCGATTCCCTCGATGCCAAGCTGCAAATGATCGAGGATGCGCTGGATACCGCCG
- a CDS encoding carbohydrate ABC transporter permease, which yields MGIRLTKSDIITNTIIYSILTMLAVITLVPLLNILAISLSDSAKATAGLVTVYPLGLSWSTYTTIFKDHAILTAAGVSCERVVLALVINMVLVVLASYPLSKSNKTFRFRGVYMWIIIGTMLFGPSIVPMFFTVKDLHMLGTIWALVIPGAVGQFNIILMMNYFRNIPSELEESASIDGAGPWRRLLQIYVPLSLPIMATIALFVVVGNWNAYFDGLIYSMDPKDFPLQTYIQQLVVNYDTTIRDVEQVRSLLAVSNRSLTAAKLVITMIPILLVYPFMQKYFITGIMLGSVKE from the coding sequence ATGGGAATCAGGTTAACGAAAAGCGATATCATTACCAACACGATTATTTACAGCATTCTGACGATGCTGGCCGTGATTACGCTCGTTCCGCTGCTGAACATTCTGGCAATATCGTTAAGCGACAGCGCCAAGGCAACGGCAGGGCTTGTCACGGTGTATCCGCTTGGATTGAGCTGGAGCACGTACACGACCATCTTCAAGGATCATGCCATTCTCACGGCTGCGGGCGTATCGTGCGAACGCGTCGTGCTCGCGCTCGTCATCAACATGGTGCTGGTCGTGCTGGCGTCTTATCCGCTATCCAAAAGCAACAAGACGTTTCGGTTCAGAGGCGTTTACATGTGGATCATCATCGGAACGATGCTGTTCGGTCCAAGTATAGTGCCGATGTTCTTTACGGTGAAGGATTTGCACATGCTCGGCACGATTTGGGCGCTCGTCATTCCTGGCGCGGTCGGGCAGTTTAATATCATTCTCATGATGAACTATTTCCGCAATATCCCGTCCGAGTTGGAGGAATCGGCCAGCATCGACGGCGCAGGCCCGTGGCGGCGATTGCTGCAAATTTACGTGCCGCTCTCCCTGCCGATAATGGCTACGATCGCGCTGTTCGTCGTCGTGGGCAACTGGAACGCGTACTTCGACGGCTTGATCTATTCCATGGATCCGAAGGACTTCCCGCTGCAAACGTATATTCAACAGCTTGTCGTGAATTACGATACGACGATTCGCGACGTGGAGCAGGTTCGTAGCCTGCTGGCCGTATCCAACCGAAGCCTGACGGCCGCGAAACTGGTCATTACGATGATTCCGATCCTGCTCGTGTATCCGTTCATGCAGAAGTACTTCATCACCGGAATCATGCTTGGTTCCGTAAAAGAATAG
- a CDS encoding ABC transporter permease — translation MKSNRVRNKEGIHYHFMLLPSIVLLAIFSIYPTLGSIMAFKYFDPVKGIWGSPWAGLDHFKMLFQIPEFKQITINTVTISLVKIVLNVSCALAFALLLHEIKLRWFKRSVQTIVYLPFFLSWVILAGIFKDFFSIDGLVNGLVHRISSSHGPTMFFNSDTWFMIIVYVTDVWKGFGFNAIVFLAALTSINPNLYEAADVDGASRWAKLVNITLPSIKGTVVLILILSLQGILSGGFDQIFNLYNPLVYQVADIYDTYIYRMGFQSNQYEFATAVGLFRSAVAFIFILVSQWLAEKYGEYKVF, via the coding sequence GGAAGGCATCCACTATCATTTCATGCTGCTGCCGAGCATTGTCCTGTTGGCGATCTTCAGCATTTATCCGACGCTTGGTTCCATCATGGCATTCAAATATTTCGATCCGGTCAAGGGAATCTGGGGCTCGCCTTGGGCAGGATTGGATCATTTCAAAATGTTGTTCCAAATCCCGGAGTTCAAGCAAATAACGATAAACACGGTTACGATCTCGCTGGTCAAAATCGTGCTCAACGTTTCCTGCGCCCTTGCCTTCGCGCTGCTGCTGCACGAAATCAAGCTGAGATGGTTCAAACGAAGCGTGCAAACGATCGTTTATCTTCCTTTCTTCCTGTCCTGGGTTATTTTGGCCGGTATTTTCAAAGATTTCTTCTCCATCGACGGTCTTGTTAACGGTTTGGTTCATCGGATATCCAGCAGCCATGGGCCGACGATGTTTTTCAACAGCGACACCTGGTTCATGATCATTGTGTACGTAACCGATGTCTGGAAAGGCTTCGGCTTCAACGCCATCGTTTTCCTCGCGGCTCTGACAAGCATTAATCCGAACCTGTACGAAGCGGCCGATGTAGACGGAGCTTCCAGATGGGCTAAATTGGTCAATATTACGCTGCCGAGCATCAAAGGAACGGTAGTGCTGATTCTCATATTAAGTCTCCAAGGGATATTGAGCGGCGGCTTCGACCAAATCTTCAACTTGTACAATCCGCTCGTATATCAAGTCGCGGATATTTATGACACGTATATTTATCGCATGGGCTTCCAGAGCAATCAATATGAATTCGCTACCGCGGTCGGACTGTTCCGCTCGGCAGTTGCCTTTATATTTATTCTCGTCTCGCAATGGCTGGCAGAAAAATATGGCGAATATAAGGTTTTCTAG
- a CDS encoding DUF2961 domain-containing protein, with the protein MMYDLKQAKSRAFTAENKTGAAGSGGQTKQGRKGSPCLEGFRQGETIELLRCEGPGVIRHIWMTIPPGNVDHMRNVILRMYWDDQEHPSVEAPIGDFFGIAHGRQKPMMSDCVTMQAGKGLNCWIPMPFRKNAVHGRERFRIRRAAVVLSNRRDAGR; encoded by the coding sequence ATGATGTACGACTTGAAACAAGCGAAGAGCCGGGCATTCACCGCGGAAAATAAAACCGGCGCCGCAGGCAGCGGAGGGCAAACGAAACAAGGCCGCAAAGGCTCCCCGTGCCTGGAAGGATTCCGCCAAGGCGAAACCATCGAGCTGCTCCGCTGCGAGGGACCGGGCGTTATCCGTCATATCTGGATGACGATCCCGCCAGGCAATGTCGATCATATGCGAAACGTCATTCTGCGCATGTACTGGGACGACCAGGAGCATCCGAGCGTGGAAGCGCCGATCGGCGATTTCTTCGGCATCGCGCACGGGCGGCAGAAGCCGATGATGTCGGATTGCGTCACGATGCAGGCCGGCAAAGGGTTGAATTGCTGGATTCCGATGCCGTTCCGGAAGAATGCCGTTCACGGTCGAGAACGATTCCGAATCCGACGTGCGGCTGTTGTTCTATCAAATCGACGTGACGCAGGGCGATGA
- a CDS encoding glycoside hydrolase family 172 protein yields MPFTVENDSESDVRLLFYQIDVTQGDELDESAGYFHARFRRSNPCPMHEDFVIADGIAGKGAYLGTTLGVRSLENNSWWGEGEVKFYIDDDRDYPTICGTGAEDYMGSAWGLEEVLTPFQGAPLVDGKQGLYSIYRFHVRDPIYFERSLKVTVQQMGYGNKEQARLHYGDEQFVHYRAMGSTDEAEDCYFERSDDYCAVAYWYQTLPSLPFDHFPNRAERSADLKPNEAEGPKRTDM; encoded by the coding sequence ATGCCGTTCACGGTCGAGAACGATTCCGAATCCGACGTGCGGCTGTTGTTCTATCAAATCGACGTGACGCAGGGCGATGAGCTTGACGAATCCGCGGGGTATTTTCACGCCCGGTTCCGGCGCAGCAATCCGTGTCCGATGCATGAAGATTTCGTGATCGCGGACGGCATAGCGGGAAAAGGCGCGTATCTGGGCACGACGCTCGGCGTACGGAGTTTGGAGAACAACTCCTGGTGGGGCGAAGGAGAAGTGAAATTCTATATCGACGACGACCGCGACTACCCGACGATCTGCGGGACGGGCGCCGAAGATTACATGGGCTCGGCCTGGGGGCTGGAGGAAGTGTTGACGCCATTCCAAGGCGCGCCGCTCGTGGACGGCAAACAGGGCTTGTATTCGATCTACCGCTTCCATGTGCGCGATCCGATCTATTTTGAACGCAGCTTGAAGGTCACGGTGCAGCAGATGGGCTATGGGAACAAAGAGCAAGCGCGTCTTCATTATGGCGACGAGCAGTTCGTACATTATCGCGCGATGGGCAGCACCGACGAGGCGGAAGATTGCTACTTCGAACGCAGCGATGATTATTGCGCCGTCGCTTATTGGTACCAGACGCTGCCGTCGCTGCCGTTCGATCATTTTCCGAACAGGGCGGAGCGCAGCGCGGATTTGAAGCCGAATGAAGCCGAAGGGCCGAAACGGACGGATATGTAG